The sequence below is a genomic window from Flagellimonas marinaquae.
TGTTGAGCATATTGATCACACTAAATGTTCCGTGCTTTTGAGCGGGGAAAGACCTCAGATTTTTTTCGAATCCGAGAACATTACGGATGAGTTCGATGCCGTTGTGCCGAGAATCGGCACTACGGTTACTAGGCATGGTGCAGCGATCGTAAAACAATTCGAATTGAACCATGTGTTCAGTACCGCAAAATCCCTTGGCATACTAAAAGCAAGAAACAAAGTGGCCACCCTCCAGTTGATGTCCAAAAAAGGAATTTCAATTCCCAAAACGGTATTTTCCATCAATCCCAACAATGTAGAAGATCAAATCGAATTGCTGGGCGGAGCTCCCGTAATTATAAAACTACAAGAGGGGACCCAAGGCAAGGGGGTTATTTTGGCAGAAAGCAAAAAGTCCGCAAAATCCGTGATCGATACTTTGTATAATATGAATACTAGTATTTTGTTGCAGGAATTTATACAGGAGGCAAACGGGGAAGATTTAAGAATAATCGTGGTGGGCAATAAAATTGTGGCCAGCATGAAAAGGACCAGTGGACTGGACGATTTTAGATCTAATGTGCACAGGGGAGCAGAGATACAAAAGGTGCAACTAACACCGCGAGAAAAGTATATGGCCTTGAATGCGACCAAACATTTGGGACTTGGGGTGGCGGGAGTTGATCTGATCAGATCCAAAAGTGGTCCCTTGTTGATAGAGGTCAATGCTTCGCCCGGGCTCAAGGGAATCGAATCTGCCACAGGTGTAAATGTGGCCAAGGCAATCGTTCGGTACGTGGAGAAAAATGGTAAGCGATAATGGCAGTAGCTTTTTTATGCAGATAGGTCGATTTCTTTACCCGAAACTTTGGACAGACTAAATTTAATGGCGTTTTCCAGATTGGAAAATTGACGGATTTTATGACGAAAGAACATTCGCTCCAACACTACACTGGCCAATCCACTTTTGTTATAGGCAACAATGGAGTAATGCTCCAATCGATGCCGATGTTTGTAAAACTTTAACCAATCGGTGGGAACAACGGAGTAATCGTTGATTCGATTGCTGATATAGGCAATGGGCTTGTCCTTTCCTAAAACTTGGTAGGCAACTAGGATGATCTTTTCGGCAATATCCCAATTAAAAATTGCACCCTCTTTCATTTCGGAGATGACCAAACCGTCAAAAAAATAAAATATGCCAAATTCGTATTCCCTGATCTCCCGGATGTTTTTAAAAAACTCCAACTCTTTAACGCTCTGCATAAAAACTGTTCTTTTTTTGATGAATCCATGTCTTCATCAAAAATAGAGTCAAGCATAGGTTATCAATGGCGCTATTTTACCGATGCCCCTTGTTGGTTGGTGTATCGGCCGTTTCAATTGACGGGAAAATCGACCTTTTTTTGCCAAAAAGAAGTATTCCTACAAACACCGTTAAAAACCCTTATTATTTTTCCATATTCTCCAATTGAATGCCCAACGCTTTTGTGGAAAGTTGAACTTCTAAAAGGGAGAGTACCAAGGAAATCATTAAAAAGACCAAGCTTATGCCAAATATTACATTGGCCCAGACCTGCATTTCCACATAAATTAAAAACATGGTTATCGCTGACAATAAAAAACTGACTATCGCAGAGGCCTGCATATTCTTAATTATGCCCAAACGGGAGCGTAATTGGTTGATCTGTTGCTTAAGGGGTTGGGCGGAGGTTTCCTCGAATTGTTTGTGCAATTGCCGAATTAAAGCGGCAATGGCCAAATAACGGGCGTTGTATGCCAACATGGTCAACGAAATGGCAGGAAAAAGTAGAGCTGGAATACTTAGGCTGAGCTGCATAGTTTTAATTTGAAAGGTAAGGTAAGAATTTGTCATCGGTATGGCAATTACCTAAATTTGAGCAAATCAAAATATAGATATGAAATACGATCAAATAGACAGCAAACTTTTTGTAAAGAACCGTAAAAAGTTCACGGCATACATGAGGCCCAAAAGTATTGCAGTATTCAATTCTAACGATATTTACCCCATTGGCGCAGATAGCACCCTTCCTTTTGAGCAAGATCGGGATATTTTTTATCTGAGCGGTGCCGACCAAGAAGAGACCGTTCTGTTGCTTTTTCCGGACGCAATGGATCCCAAACACAGGGAGATTTTATTTGTTAGGGAGACCAATGATCATATTGCGGTGTGGGAAGGGGCAAAGCTGACCAAAGAAAAAGCGACCGAAGTGTCGGGCATAGAAACCATTTATTGGCTTTCGGATTTTGACAAGATATTCTTTGATCTGATGACCGAGGCCGATACCATTTATTTTAATACCAACGAACACTACAGGCAAGCGGTGGAAACCCAAACCCGGGAAGACCGTTTTATAGAAAAGGTAAAAAAAGAATATCCGGCGCACCAATGGGCGAAGAGCAACCCCATCCTACAAAAAATCCGCGGGGTCAAGGAACCCGAGGAAATAGCAATAATGCAAAGAGCTTGCGATATTACCGAAAAAGGGTTTAGACGAGTACTTGGCTTTGTAAGGCCGGGCGTTTGGGAACACGAGATCGAGGCAGAATACCTGCACGAATTTATCCGAAATCGATCAAAAGGATTTGCCTACAGTCCTATTATAGCATCTGGTGGGAATGCCAACGTATTGCACTATATCGAGAATAACCAACAAACCAAGGCAGGTGATTTAATTTTGATGGATCTAGCCGCTGAGTACGCCAACTATTCCAGTGACATGACGCGGACCATACCGGTTAGTGGTAAGTTTACCGAAAGACAAAAAGAGGTATACCGTGCCGTTCTCCGAGTAAAGGATGAAGCTACAAAAATGTTGGTGCCCGGGACCATTTGGGCCGAATATCATAAAGAAGTTGGAAAGCTTATGACCTTGGAACTCTTGGGGCTAGGACTATTGGATAAAGCAGATGTGCAGAACGAAGATTCCGAATGGCCAGCGTATAAAAAATACTTTATGCACGGTACCAGTCACCACATAGGACTTAACACACATGATTATGGAGAGTTAAAAACTCCGATGAAGGCCAATATGGTATTTACGGTAGAACCTGGTATCTACATTCCAGCAGAGGGTATGGGCATTCGTTTGGAGGATGATGTGGTTATACAAGAAAAAGGAGAACCGTTCAATTTAATGCGCAACATCCCAATAGAAATCGAAGAGATAGAAGAATTGATGAATAGTTAATGTGTCAATTTAAGCAAATATAAATTGCTGTGACACCCCTTTTTTAAACACGATGTATATGAATCTATTCTGGTCGATTCAACAATCCAACATTGAACAAAAAATTAAGGAAGCTCCCGATAGCGCATACGAAATAGGTGTGGTGATCGGGAGTTACCTCCCTTTTGTGGTATTGGCAGGAATTGCTTATGCCATATACTATTACAACAAAAAGAACCGCGGTTCCGACTAGCTGAGGCAATCCCATAACAATACCTTTTCTTATAAACCTTAAACTACGGGTTTATATATGGTGCTGGACTTGCGACCTTTGTTGGATTCGCTTAACTTAGGTTTTCGCAATTTATCGTATAAAAAATGTCCAGAACAACTTATATTTTTTCATTGCTTTTTGCTTTCGCTTATACAGCGTACGCCAATCCAAATACAATGGTCGTCCAAAAAGCCTTTAAGGTTACGCAGGTTCCTTCGGAACATGGCTCTTATGTGGTTTCCCCGGAAATACCTGCAGATGGAATAGTGCTTTCCGGTACGGAACTTACCGTAACGGCAACGGCAACGGCAGGATATAGTTTGGATGCGATTTATTATACCTTTAAGGGCGGGCCTTGGGGTACGTTGAGTGTAGAGAGCTTTGAGCCTACCATGAAGATAACCGTGGACAGGGATTTGGATTTGGGAGCAGTTTTTGTGAAAAACAGTTTGGTGGAAAACCTCAACGTTACCCATGATGTAGTCTATGCCCGACCGGGCAAAAAACCTTTAAAATATGATGTGTTTTCGCCTAAGGGGGCACATAAATTGCCTATGGTCATTATTGTACATGGAGGTGGATGGTCTGCCAACAACGAAGATATTATGAGGGGTTTGGCAAGGGAATTGGCAAAAGACGATCGATATGTTGTTTTTAGTATCGATTATCGCTGGATAAACAATTTGGATGGGGATACTGAGGCCAATTCAATGCACCAACTGATTGAAGATGTGTTCGGGGCAATTGCACATATACAGGAGCATGCTACCAAATATGGCGGGGACCCCGATCGCATTGCAGTAACGGGAGATAGTGCGGGAGGACATTTGTCGGCCTCAGCGGCAGTATTATGTTCGTTGATCGGGGATGGTGGTTTTGGCATTGCCGATGGTGTCTATCAGTTTGCTCCAACTTATATTCCCAAGGGAAAAAGTATGGAAGAAGTCCGTTCACGGATTATGGGAGCAATAAAAGTAGCGGCGCCGAGTTATGGCCTTTTTAGTGCCTCGGATTTTAAACCATTTATTCGCCAGGAGGATCAAGGATATTTAGATGCCATATCTCCGGTTGCCCATGTTCCGAGCAGTGCCCATAGGGCCATACCACATTTTATGGTCAGAGGGACCGAGGATGGCTTGGTCACCAAGAACGTAGTGCAACCATACGTTCAAGAATTAAAGGAGCAAGGGCAGACGGTTCAGAACATAGAGGTTAAAGGAGCCGGACACGCTTTTTTTGATTGGAAACCGGATGCACAGACCAGGAAAACTTTCGAAAGATACGGTGCCCCTTACGCTGCAAAAATGAAATCCTTTTTTGATTCTGTTTTTTATAAATGATGAAAAAAAGAAAAAATCATTGGGAAACCGTTTATCGGACAAAAAATCCGGATGAGGTCAGCTGGACCCAAGATGTCCCAAAAACATCACTCGAATTGATACAGGCAATTAATTTGGACAAGAGCGCCAAAATAATTGATGTAGTCGGAGGAGATGGTAAGTTGGTCGATTTTTTGCTGAACGAAGGATTTGAAAATATAACGGTTCTTGATATTTCGGGCAAGGCGATTGAAAGAGCTCAATCGAGGTTGGGAGACAAAGCTCGAAAAGTAACATGGGTCGAGTGTGATATCACTGATTTTTACCCCGAAGAAAGGTATGATGTTTGGCACGATAGGGCGGCATTTCATTTTTTGACAGAGGAAGATCAGATTCAGGCTTACGTGAATTTGGCAGAAAAAGCTGTTTTGGACTATTTGATTCTAGGCACGTTCTCCGAGAACGGGCCCAAAAAATGCAGTGGCTTGGATATTAAGCAATATAATGAAGTTCAAATGGCAGAAACGTTTCAAAATTTCACAAAAATCAGTTGCCGAACACTTGACCATATCACACCTTTCGGCACCAAACAGAATTTTACTTTTTGTAGCTTTAAACGAATGGGTGGCTAATACTTTACGCTTGTTTTTTTCCGTGAACCAAGTTGGAAATTAAAAAAGCCACCAAACTGGGCAGAACCCAACCTAATTGATAATCGTTAAAAGGTATCCAAGTGGTATAATGGGATATATGATCGCCCAGTCCAACACTTCCCAAAAAATCGGGAATACTGAACAGAACAGTTACACTTACCACTCTTTTGAACACTTTGGAAGAGCTCCATTGTTCCGGAATCACGTTCAATAGAATCAATACAATAGTGATGGGATAAATAAACATAAGTGCAGGAACCGCTACGGCAATAATATGGCCTACATTAAATTGCCCCACCATTATCCCTAGAAAACAACTTATAAGTGCAGTGACCCGATATGCTAAAATGGAATTGTTGAACCTACCTTTTATAAAATCTGCCGTACCCGTTACAATGCCCACGGCTGTAGTAAAACAGGCAAAGCTTACCAATACACTTAGGAAAAAGTTGGCTTTTTGACCCAGAGTTTCGGTGCTAATGCCTCGTAAAAGTGCGGTTCTGGAAATTTCGTCATCAAAAGACCCTCCAAACAATGCGCCGGTTAAAATTAGTCCTCCATAAACCAAAAGCAACCCAATGCCCGCCCAAAGTCCCGCTTTTGCAATAAGAGTTTTCTTTTCTTGGAACGAGGCTGTTTTTTCCTTTATGTTAACGGAAATGATGATTACGGCCCCAACGACCACCGCTCCAATGGCATCAAAGGTTTGATAGCCCTCCAAAATCCCGGAACTAAAAGGGCGTTCCATCTCGGAAGTTACAAAGTCAAAATCCAGGGAAAAAATCGTTGCGGCAATTATCGCGATCAGTATAATAAGAATGCCCGGGGTCAATAATTTACCCAAAAGGTCCATTATTTTGGAGCGATTTATGGCAAAAATAAATACCAAAATAAAATAGATCAAACTGGTCAGTAGTGATGACGAGTCCAAAAATGGTTGAATGGCCATTTCGTGGGTCACCGAAGCTGTTCTTGGTGAAGGCAGAGAAATGGCGATGCCATAAATTATGTAGCAGTATATGGCACTGAACATGGGCGACACCTTTTTGGCAAAATCGAACAAGGTTCCCTGGAGTTTGGCATGTGCCATTATTCCTAAAATAGGGATGAGAACACCCGAAATACAGAAACCTAGGGTGACTAGCCACCATAAACTCCCTGATTTGTATCCTAAAAGCGGTGGCAAAACCAAATTTCCTGCGCCAAAAAAGAGGGAAAACAGAGCAAATGCAGTTACAGTTAACGTTTTTTTATTCTGGCGTTGTTGATAATTTGTTTTCAATATAGTATCTTTCAAAAGCGTTTTTTGGCGGAAAAATATGTCTTTTAGTCGATTTTTTGGTATTTCATCGAAAAAAGTATTTTAACGGTGTATTGATAAAATAAAAAGTTATCAACATCCGTTCCAGTAAAAAGAGTAACCTCTAAATTATATTCTTATAACAAAAAATTACAAGTAACCAATTTAAGCATTTTTCGAAGCCCCATTTCGTCAACCATTGCTTTTCTTCAAACAAACCAGCTTATGAAAACATCTACTATCCAGCATGGCAAAAAATTATCTTCTTTCTTTTGTAGTTTGTTCGGGCACCATTATGTGGTTTCCAAAAAAGTAACAGAACACATTAAAGAGTACAAATGTGTACATTGCCAAAAACAGGTTACAACGGATGTCAGCGGAAAACTATCTGCATTGACTCCTCAAATGCAAGAAATCAACAGTACATTGGAAGATATGTACAGAAAACGAAAAAGTAGGGTGGTGCACCAAGTGGCATAACCCTTTTTCTTTTTAAAAAAGGCCCAAATCTTATCCCGGAAACTTAAGTAATTACCTACTGCTACTGGTTACGTGCCCCAATACCATGTTGTAGGGAAATCTTGATTTTCGGGATTTTTTATTTCTCAAAAGAATTCCAGCCCTGCGCCGTAATCGGAATTTTGGTCTCCGCCCTGGTAATCAAATGTATCCCCTCATTCTTTTCTGTCATGTGACCTATTACGGTTAAATTTGGGTTTCCTTTAATTTTTGGAAAATCAGCTTGATCAATGGTGAACAGCAATTCATAATCCTCCCCGCCACTCAGGGCAATCATGGTGCTATCCATTTTAAATTCTTCTGAAGCAGAAATAACCGTGGGGTCCAAAGGAATTTTATCCTCAAAAACATTGCATCCCAAATCACTGTGCTTGCACAAATGAAGAACCTCTGAAGATAGTCCATCGCTAATATCTATCATGGAAGTAGGTTTTACTTCCAATTTCGTGAGGAGTTCCACAATGTCCTTGCGGGCTTCAGGCTTTAGTTGTCGCTCCACGATGTAAGAGTAGGGTTCAAGATCTGGTTGGCTGTTCGGGTTTACCTTGAACACTTCCTTTTCCCGTTCAAGTACTTGTAGTCCCAGGTAGGCGCCACCAAGGTCTCCGGTCACTACCAATAAATCGTTTGGTTTGCCCCCTTTGCGGTAAACAATGTCATTTTCATTGGCAATGCCAATTGCGGTAACGCTTATTATCATTCCGCGTGTAGAAGATGTAGTATCGCCACCTACCAAATCAACATTGTACAATTTACAAGCAAGTGCAACCCCGGCATAAAACTCTTCCAGGGCTTCGAGGGGAAACCTGTTGGAAATGGCCAACGAAACCGTAACTTGTGTTGCCATGGCGTTCATGGCGTAGATATCGGATAGGTTCACCATCACAGATTTATAACCTAAGTGTTTAAGGGGCACATAACTCAAATCAAAGTGAACTCCTTCCACCAACATATCGGTGGAAACCACTGTTTTTTTGCCATTGTAATCCATAACGGCGGCATCGTCCCCAACACCCTTAATGGTTGAAGATTGGGATAGTTCGAAATTTTTGGTAAGGTGTTCGATCAGGCCAAATTCACCCAATTTCTCCAGTGCAGTACGTTCTTGATTCTTGTCTTCTAGCATTTTGCAAAAATAATGAGGATAATCTAATAATTTGGTGTTGTTGGCGACATAATATTTTTTGGTCCAATTTGAGCAAAACATGTTGTTTAGTGCCTATAAGTTCAAGGTTGCTGGGCCATATGGCTCTATCGGTACTGTTTTCTATAAAGAACACCTATGGAATCATTCGTTATAATAATGTTAGCTGCTATGGTAAAACACTACTTATACAGTATATTTGTAAGCTATTTAGATTAAATTCAAGTAAGATGATTAAGGTTTCAGAATCAGCAAGGCATAAAGTGGTGTCGCTCATGACCGAAGAAGGTTTCAATGCGACCACAGATTATGTGCGTGTTGGTGTAAAGAGCGGAGGATGCAGCGGATTGTCTTATGAGTTAAAGTTCGACAAGTCGGCTGCTGATACAGATAAGGTTTTTGAGGATAATAACGTAAGGATTATCGTGGATAAAAAAAGCTTTTTGTATCTCGTGGGCACCACATTGGAATATTCCGGAGGTTTAAACGGAAAGGGCTTTGTTTTCAATAATCCAAATGCCCAACGAACCTGTGGATGTGGAGAGAGTTTTTCACTATAAAA
It includes:
- a CDS encoding alpha/beta hydrolase; translation: MSRTTYIFSLLFAFAYTAYANPNTMVVQKAFKVTQVPSEHGSYVVSPEIPADGIVLSGTELTVTATATAGYSLDAIYYTFKGGPWGTLSVESFEPTMKITVDRDLDLGAVFVKNSLVENLNVTHDVVYARPGKKPLKYDVFSPKGAHKLPMVIIVHGGGWSANNEDIMRGLARELAKDDRYVVFSIDYRWINNLDGDTEANSMHQLIEDVFGAIAHIQEHATKYGGDPDRIAVTGDSAGGHLSASAAVLCSLIGDGGFGIADGVYQFAPTYIPKGKSMEEVRSRIMGAIKVAAPSYGLFSASDFKPFIRQEDQGYLDAISPVAHVPSSAHRAIPHFMVRGTEDGLVTKNVVQPYVQELKEQGQTVQNIEVKGAGHAFFDWKPDAQTRKTFERYGAPYAAKMKSFFDSVFYK
- a CDS encoding class I SAM-dependent methyltransferase; the encoded protein is MMKKRKNHWETVYRTKNPDEVSWTQDVPKTSLELIQAINLDKSAKIIDVVGGDGKLVDFLLNEGFENITVLDISGKAIERAQSRLGDKARKVTWVECDITDFYPEERYDVWHDRAAFHFLTEEDQIQAYVNLAEKAVLDYLILGTFSENGPKKCSGLDIKQYNEVQMAETFQNFTKISCRTLDHITPFGTKQNFTFCSFKRMGG
- the brnQ gene encoding branched-chain amino acid transport system II carrier protein is translated as MKTNYQQRQNKKTLTVTAFALFSLFFGAGNLVLPPLLGYKSGSLWWLVTLGFCISGVLIPILGIMAHAKLQGTLFDFAKKVSPMFSAIYCYIIYGIAISLPSPRTASVTHEMAIQPFLDSSSLLTSLIYFILVFIFAINRSKIMDLLGKLLTPGILIILIAIIAATIFSLDFDFVTSEMERPFSSGILEGYQTFDAIGAVVVGAVIIISVNIKEKTASFQEKKTLIAKAGLWAGIGLLLVYGGLILTGALFGGSFDDEISRTALLRGISTETLGQKANFFLSVLVSFACFTTAVGIVTGTADFIKGRFNNSILAYRVTALISCFLGIMVGQFNVGHIIAVAVPALMFIYPITIVLILLNVIPEQWSSSKVFKRVVSVTVLFSIPDFLGSVGLGDHISHYTTWIPFNDYQLGWVLPSLVAFLISNLVHGKKQA
- a CDS encoding DUF2721 domain-containing protein, whose product is MQLSLSIPALLFPAISLTMLAYNARYLAIAALIRQLHKQFEETSAQPLKQQINQLRSRLGIIKNMQASAIVSFLLSAITMFLIYVEMQVWANVIFGISLVFLMISLVLSLLEVQLSTKALGIQLENMEK
- a CDS encoding ATP-grasp domain-containing protein; the encoded protein is MDIALLSVSLNVYSTARIAEEFEKAGHYVEHIDHTKCSVLLSGERPQIFFESENITDEFDAVVPRIGTTVTRHGAAIVKQFELNHVFSTAKSLGILKARNKVATLQLMSKKGISIPKTVFSINPNNVEDQIELLGGAPVIIKLQEGTQGKGVILAESKKSAKSVIDTLYNMNTSILLQEFIQEANGEDLRIIVVGNKIVASMKRTSGLDDFRSNVHRGAEIQKVQLTPREKYMALNATKHLGLGVAGVDLIRSKSGPLLIEVNASPGLKGIESATGVNVAKAIVRYVEKNGKR
- a CDS encoding aminopeptidase P family protein; the protein is MKYDQIDSKLFVKNRKKFTAYMRPKSIAVFNSNDIYPIGADSTLPFEQDRDIFYLSGADQEETVLLLFPDAMDPKHREILFVRETNDHIAVWEGAKLTKEKATEVSGIETIYWLSDFDKIFFDLMTEADTIYFNTNEHYRQAVETQTREDRFIEKVKKEYPAHQWAKSNPILQKIRGVKEPEEIAIMQRACDITEKGFRRVLGFVRPGVWEHEIEAEYLHEFIRNRSKGFAYSPIIASGGNANVLHYIENNQQTKAGDLILMDLAAEYANYSSDMTRTIPVSGKFTERQKEVYRAVLRVKDEATKMLVPGTIWAEYHKEVGKLMTLELLGLGLLDKADVQNEDSEWPAYKKYFMHGTSHHIGLNTHDYGELKTPMKANMVFTVEPGIYIPAEGMGIRLEDDVVIQEKGEPFNLMRNIPIEIEEIEELMNS
- the thiL gene encoding thiamine-phosphate kinase, with protein sequence MLEDKNQERTALEKLGEFGLIEHLTKNFELSQSSTIKGVGDDAAVMDYNGKKTVVSTDMLVEGVHFDLSYVPLKHLGYKSVMVNLSDIYAMNAMATQVTVSLAISNRFPLEALEEFYAGVALACKLYNVDLVGGDTTSSTRGMIISVTAIGIANENDIVYRKGGKPNDLLVVTGDLGGAYLGLQVLEREKEVFKVNPNSQPDLEPYSYIVERQLKPEARKDIVELLTKLEVKPTSMIDISDGLSSEVLHLCKHSDLGCNVFEDKIPLDPTVISASEEFKMDSTMIALSGGEDYELLFTIDQADFPKIKGNPNLTVIGHMTEKNEGIHLITRAETKIPITAQGWNSFEK
- a CDS encoding HesB/IscA family protein, with amino-acid sequence MIKVSESARHKVVSLMTEEGFNATTDYVRVGVKSGGCSGLSYELKFDKSAADTDKVFEDNNVRIIVDKKSFLYLVGTTLEYSGGLNGKGFVFNNPNAQRTCGCGESFSL